One Paralysiella testudinis genomic window, TGCCGAGTTTGCGGTGGTCGCGTTTTTCGGCTTCTTCCAAGCGATAGAGGTAGTCTTTCAAATCCTCTTTATTTACCCAAGCTGTGCCGTAAATACGTTGCAGCATTTCGTTGTTGCTGTCGCCGCGCCAATAGGCACCGGCCACTTTCATCAGTTTAAATACTTTTAATTTGCCGGTAGAGGGCACATGCGGGCCGCGGCACAGGTCGGTAAAATCACCTTCGCGGTAGAGCGACAGCACTTCATCGGCGGGAATGCTCTGGATGATTTCGGCTTTGTATTTTTCGCCCAAATCCAAGAAGTATTTCACCGCATCGTCGCGGCTTAATTCAAAGCGCTCCACCGGGATATCGCGCTTCACCAGCTCAGTCATTTTGGCTTCGATGGCGCTGAGGTCTTCCGGGGTAAACGGGCGCTCGTAGGCGAAGTCGTAGTAAAAGCCGTCTTCAATGGTGGGGCCGATGGTGACTTGCGCGCCGGGGAATAGTTCCTGCACGGCATAGGCCATCAAGTGGGCGGTAGAGTGGCGGATGATGTCTAAGCCTTCGGCATCTTTGCCGGTGATGATGGCCAAATCGGCATCAGCATCCAGCACATATGAAGTGTCCACCAGTTTGCCGTTTACCTTGCCTGCCAGCGCGGCCTTGGCCAAGCCCGTGCCGATAGAAGCCGCCACGTCGTGTACGCTGAGGGGGGCTTCAAAAGAACGGACGGAGCCGTCGGGCAGGGTGATGTGTAACATGCAAACTCCAAATAAATCCAAAAACGGGCAAACAGGCTGCCTGAACAGCAAAAACAACAAAAGCTGCGATTGCACCGCATGCTTTTGTTGTTTAAACAAAGGTGGTAGGCATAATTGGATTCGAACCAACGACCCCCACCATGTCAAGGTGGTGCTCTAACCAACTGAGCTATATGCCTGCGCAAAGGCAGTATTTTAGCTGATGCGCCGCTATCTTGGCAAGCAGACAGGGCAGCGGCAACGGGGTTCAGGCAGCCAAAAACGGCGCTTTGGGCTATAATCGCGCCCTGCAAGCCATAAATGAAAAATAATGTGGATATTGGCTTAGAGCCTGTTCACAATCTTTTATTGTGCTGTTTTCAGCACATAAACAGGCACATGCTGCGTTAAAAATGCGCACCAAAGCGGGCTTTGGCTGTGCTTTTTGCCTTGCCTGCACCCGTTTCTGCACTAAAATCCGCTACAAAAAAGACCGTGAACAGGCTCTTAATGCGCCAAACCCAAATTGATATTACTTAAAAATACCGAAACCCCACTGTACTACTATGCTCAAATTTACCCTACACAAAACCGACGGCCACGCCCGCCGCGGCACGCTTGAACTCAACCACGGCAGCATTGAAACGCCGGTATTTATGCCGGTGGGCACCTACGGCTCGGTGAAGGCGATGACGCCGCAAAACCTGCACGACATTCAAGCGCAAATTATTTTGGGCAATACCTTTCATTTGTGGCTGCGCCCCGGCTTGGATGTGGTGGCCGCATTTGGCGGTTTGCACGATTTTATCGGCTGGGATAAGCCGATTCTCACCGATTCCGGTGGTTTTCAGGTGTTTTCGCTGGCGCAAATGCGCAAGCTCACCGAGGCGGGCTGTACGTTTCAAAGCCCGCTCAATGGCGACAAATTATTTTTATCGCCGGAAATTTCGATGCAAATCCAAACCGTGCTCAATTCCGATATTGTGATGCAGCTAGACGAATGCCCGCCCGGCGATGTCAGCCATGCTCAGGCGCGCCAGTCTTTGCAGTTGAGCTTGCGCTGGGCTGAGCGCTCCCGCGCCGAATTTGCCCGCTTGGGCAACCGCAATGCCTTGTTCGGCATTGTACAAGGCGCCATGTATGAAGATTTGCGCGAAGAATCGCTGCGCGGCCTGGAAGATCTGGATTTTCCGGGGCTGGCCATCGGCGGTTTGTCGGTGGGTGAGCCCAAACCGGAAATGTACCGTATGTTGCGCGCCGTGGGGCCGATGATGCCGGCACACAAGCCGCATTATTTAATGGGCGTGGGCACGCCGGAAGACTTGGTGTATGGCGTGGCGCACGGGGTGGATATGTTCGATTGCGTGATGCCCACCCGCAATGCACGCAACGGCTGGCTGTTTACCCGCTTTGGCGATTTGAAAATCAAAAACGCTGTACACAAGCACGATACCCGCCCGCTAGACGAAAGCTGCAGCTGCTACACCTGCCAAAATTTCAGCCGCGCTTATTTGCACCATTTGCACCGCACCGGCGAAATTTTGGGCGCCCAGCTCAATACCATCCACAATTTGCACTATTATCAAACCTTAATGGCCGAAATCCGCACCGCCATTGAAGCAGGCCGTTTTGCCGATTTTCAGGCAGCCTTTCATGAAAACCGCGCCCGTGGCGTGGCATAGGAGTAAGCATTATGGCATTTACTATTCTGGGTTTGGATCATGTGCTGCTGCGCATCGAAAACAAAGAAACCATGCTTGATTTTTACCTCAATGTGCTTGGCTGTACCCAAGAGCGGCAGCTGGACAATTTGGGTTTGATTCAGCTGCGTGCGGGCGCATCGTTGATTGACTTGGTGCCGACAACTTCGCCGCTGGGGCAAAACGGCCGCGGCGTGCCGCTGCAACAGCACGCCAACTTGGATCATCTGTGCCTGCGCATAGAGCCTTTTGACGAAGCCGCCATCCGCGCCCATTTTGCTCAGCACGGCTATGATATCGAAGCATCGGCAGTGCGCTACGGAGCCGACGGCTTCGGGCCGTCGATTTATGTGTACGACCCGGAAGGCAATACCGTGGAGCTGAAAGGCCCGCCCTTGGCGCAGCAAGCAGAGTAATGCTTGCAAGGTCTATTTGAAATTATGCACTGGTTTGCGCAAGGCTGCCTGAAAGACAAAAAACCTTCAGGCAGCCTTGTTATCCCATTTGTCATTCAATTCCATACGAATAAAGGAACCCATCGATGAACAACAAAACCTGGTCCGGCCGTTTTAACGAACCGGTAAGCGAATTGGTGAAGCAATACACCGGCTCGATTGATTTCGACCAACGGCTGGCCAAGTGGGATATTCAAGGCTCGCTGGCACATGCGCAGATGTTGCACGAAGCTGGTTTGTTGAGTGCCGAAGATGTGGCGGCGATTAAGCAGGGCATGGCCGAGATTGAGGCCGAAATCAAAGCCGGACAAATGGCGTGGTCGCTCGATTTGGAAGACGTGCACATGAACATTGAGCGGCGGCTCACCGATAAAATCGGCGATGCGGGCAAACGCCTGCACACCGGCCGCAGCCGCAACGACCAAGTGGCCACCGACATCCGCCTGTGGCTGCGCGATGAAATCAGCACCATCCAAAACCTGATTCAGGCGCTTCAGGCAGCCTTGGTAGATTTAGCCGATGCCAATGCCGATGTGGTGATGCCCGGCTTTACCCATCTTCAGGTAGCCCAGCCGGTGAGCTTCGGCCACCATATGCTGGCTTATGTGGAAATGCTGGGGCGCGATTTCGAGCGCATGGCCGACTGTCGCGGCCGCGTAAACCGCATGCCTTTGGGGGCGGCGGCATTGGCGGGCACTACTTATCCGATTCAGCGTGAAACCACCGCCCACCTATTGGGTTTTGAGGCCATTTGCCAAAATTCGCTCGATGCCGTGTCGGATCGCGACTTTGCCATTGAATTTACCGCCGCGGCCAGTTTGGTGATGCTGCACCTGTCGCGCTTATCGGAAGAATTAATTGTGTGGATGAGCCCGCGTTTCGGCTTTATCGACATTGCCGACCGCTTTTGCACCGGCTCTTCCATCATGCCGCAAAAGAAAAACCCCGATGTGCCCGAGCTTGTGCGCGGCAAATCCGGCCGTGTTATCGGCCATTTAATGGGCTTAATTACTTTGATGAAATCGCAGCCTTTGGCCTACAACAAAGACAACCAAGAAGACAAAGAGCCGCTGTTCGACACTGTAGACACCTTAATCGACACCTTGCGCATTTATGCCGACATGATGCGCGGCGTTACCGTGAAGCCGGAAAACATGCGCGCTGCCGTGCTGCAAGGCTTTGCCACCGCCACCGATTTGGCCGATTATCTGGTGAAAAAAGGCCTGCCGTTTCGCGACAGCCACGAAGTGGTGGCATTGGCGGTGCGCCATGCCGACAGCCTGAATGTGGATTTAAGCGATTTGCCGCTGCAAGCCCTGCAAACCTTTTCCGGCCTGATTGATGCCGATGTGTACGAAGTGCTCACCCCCGAAGGCAGCCTCAATGCACGCAACCACTTGGGCGGCACCGCGCCGGCGCAAGTGCGGGCGCAAGTGGCGCGTTGGCGCCAGTTATTGCAGGCACAATAACACAGCAAAGGCTGCCTGAAACGGTATTCAAACGTTTTCAGGCAGCCTTTGGTTGTGTTTTGTGATGATTTTGTTATAGTGTGTTGGTGTTTTTGTTCTATTTACTTAAAAGGGAGCAGTCGTGAAAACCTCTATTCGACTACTGGCCATGGCCACCTCGGCTTTGGTGCTGGGTGCATGCAGCAGCATCGGCAATAAAAGCGCCGATGAAATGGTGCGCTACGCGGTGCAGCACAATCTTACCCGCGATAATCAATACAACTTTGAAGGTAAGATGTTTGTGCAGGAAGTGGATGTGCCTGCGGCGCAAGCAGCTTCGGCGGCACTGGCGGATACGGCGGTGGCCGCAGTGGCCAAATGTATCGGCGGAGGGGATGAATGTACTGAAGGCACCGCATCTGCAAATGCTGCCGCTGCAAATGCCGCCGCCGCTGTTGATGCAGCCAGTGCCGCTGCTGATGCAGCCACTGCCGCCGCCGCTGCTGATGCAGCCACTGCGGCCGCAGCAGCAGTGGCCGTTGCTGAAGATACCACAGTTGCCGAAACAGAGCCGGTGGTGTCTGCAGAGAAAAAAACCGAATACAGCCAATGGATGCGCCACTGGATGCGCAGCGTATCAGTGCCGTATACCGGTGCCGTGGATTTGCCGGCGGGTAAAATCGAGCTGATTCCTGAATTACGCTACGATACGCGCAATGCCATGGTGTCGATAAAATTACCAATGCAAATAAATATCAACGATTTGTCCTTATTGGCGGATCCGGCTGCTGTGGCGCCGTTTGTGGATATGTTTGCTTCCGACTCCAGTATGCAGCCTTTGGGCGATAAGCTGGTGCGGGTAGGGCTGCCTGAAGAGTGGCGCAAGCACATTCCGATGCAAAGCATTTTGGCTGCGGTACCCAAAGCGCTTGATGATGGTTATGCGGCCTTAGACAAGCAGGCTTATCAAAAGCTGGATATGGATGAGGATGGCCGCAAAGTGGGCGCCCGTTACCGGGTGGGTCTGGATACCACGCTGAAACAAAGCAATCAATTGGCTGCGGCCATGATGGAAAGCCTGCGCAGCCAATTGGCGGAAACGGCCAAAAACAACCCGCAAGCCGGCATCAGTGCCGAAGATTATAAAAACACCATAGAAGCCTTGGCTTGGTTTGCCAAGTTATATGCCAAGCCCGGCGATACCGAAATGGAACAGATATTGGGCGCCATGAAAACCCATACCGATTTCTATTTGGATGGCCGTGGTCGTATTGTGGCCATGCGCCAAAATATGACTTTCCCGCCATTACTCAGTGTGCTGATGGACAGTGAGAAAAATTATCAAGTGACTAGCTGGTGGCGCCTGAACTATACCGGCAAACCCACGTTTACCTTGCATGCTACCCCGCAAAATACACAAAATTTGACGCAGATTTTTCCGTATTTAGGCACTTTAATGGGTGTAGAGCACAAGCCCGCTACGCCTTCGGAACAGGTGCAAGCCTTGCAAGATTTGGAATATGAGCTCGAAGGGGTTACGGTAACGGTGGAATAAGCCGGTTTGCCGATGGCTTCTTTAAGCTACAAGCCCCGCTTTTAGCGGGGCTTTGTTATTGGCTTTTCAGGCAGCCAAAATGCTACACATGCCGTGCCGAGGCCGGGCGCAGTTCTTTAATAATGTTGCGTTGCGGCGTGAGGGTGGCGCTGAGCGGCAGGTGGTCGGACAAATGCTGCCACGGTGCGCCGCGATGGCTGCGGGTGGCCACAATATCCAAGTGGCGGGTGTAGATGCGGTCGAGGCTGAGCACCGGCAGGCGGGCAGGAAAGGTTTTCGGGCGGCTGCCCTGGCTGGCGAATACTTCGTTTAAGCCCAAGTTTTCGCCCAGGTTTTCACAAGAGCGGTGGCGCCAGTCGTTAAAATCACCGGCCAAAATCAGCGGGCTGTCGGGGTGGATGTGTTCGTTTACGTAGTCGTAAATGGCTTGGTATTGCTTGATGCGATCCGGCTCGCGCAGATTAAGGTGGGCGCACAAACACACTAAAGGCAAATCCCAACTGTCGGGCTGGATTTCGCAATGCAGCACGCCGCGCTGCTCCAATTTGTTTACGCTGATATTGACATTGTTTTTGGTGGCAATGGGCAAATGGCTCAAAATGGCGTTGCCGTGGTGGCGCTGGGCAAATTCGGCATTTTTGCCGTAACTGCGGTGATGGTAGGTGAGCGCTTCGCCCAATACTTCGTGATGCGGCGCGTGTGGAAAGTCGGCCAATTTTTGCGCCCGGCGCAGGTTTTCGCCTTGCACTTCCTGCAAAAACAACACATCGGCCGACAATTGGCGCAAGGCATCGGCCATTTGGCTCAGCTGTACGCGCTGGTTGAGCGCAGACATGCCTTTGTGCATATTGTAGGTGGCTACGGTAATGCTGTTCATGGTG contains:
- the tgt gene encoding tRNA guanosine(34) transglycosylase Tgt, coding for MLKFTLHKTDGHARRGTLELNHGSIETPVFMPVGTYGSVKAMTPQNLHDIQAQIILGNTFHLWLRPGLDVVAAFGGLHDFIGWDKPILTDSGGFQVFSLAQMRKLTEAGCTFQSPLNGDKLFLSPEISMQIQTVLNSDIVMQLDECPPGDVSHAQARQSLQLSLRWAERSRAEFARLGNRNALFGIVQGAMYEDLREESLRGLEDLDFPGLAIGGLSVGEPKPEMYRMLRAVGPMMPAHKPHYLMGVGTPEDLVYGVAHGVDMFDCVMPTRNARNGWLFTRFGDLKIKNAVHKHDTRPLDESCSCYTCQNFSRAYLHHLHRTGEILGAQLNTIHNLHYYQTLMAEIRTAIEAGRFADFQAAFHENRARGVA
- a CDS encoding VOC family protein translates to MAFTILGLDHVLLRIENKETMLDFYLNVLGCTQERQLDNLGLIQLRAGASLIDLVPTTSPLGQNGRGVPLQQHANLDHLCLRIEPFDEAAIRAHFAQHGYDIEASAVRYGADGFGPSIYVYDPEGNTVELKGPPLAQQAE
- the argH gene encoding argininosuccinate lyase translates to MNNKTWSGRFNEPVSELVKQYTGSIDFDQRLAKWDIQGSLAHAQMLHEAGLLSAEDVAAIKQGMAEIEAEIKAGQMAWSLDLEDVHMNIERRLTDKIGDAGKRLHTGRSRNDQVATDIRLWLRDEISTIQNLIQALQAALVDLADANADVVMPGFTHLQVAQPVSFGHHMLAYVEMLGRDFERMADCRGRVNRMPLGAAALAGTTYPIQRETTAHLLGFEAICQNSLDAVSDRDFAIEFTAAASLVMLHLSRLSEELIVWMSPRFGFIDIADRFCTGSSIMPQKKNPDVPELVRGKSGRVIGHLMGLITLMKSQPLAYNKDNQEDKEPLFDTVDTLIDTLRIYADMMRGVTVKPENMRAAVLQGFATATDLADYLVKKGLPFRDSHEVVALAVRHADSLNVDLSDLPLQALQTFSGLIDADVYEVLTPEGSLNARNHLGGTAPAQVRAQVARWRQLLQAQ
- a CDS encoding endonuclease/exonuclease/phosphatase family protein, encoding MNSITVATYNMHKGMSALNQRVQLSQMADALRQLSADVLFLQEVQGENLRRAQKLADFPHAPHHEVLGEALTYHHRSYGKNAEFAQRHHGNAILSHLPIATKNNVNISVNKLEQRGVLHCEIQPDSWDLPLVCLCAHLNLREPDRIKQYQAIYDYVNEHIHPDSPLILAGDFNDWRHRSCENLGENLGLNEVFASQGSRPKTFPARLPVLSLDRIYTRHLDIVATRSHRGAPWQHLSDHLPLSATLTPQRNIIKELRPASARHV